The sequence CTAGCAAGCCTCCAATACCATCTCCTATTGCTTTGAAGTTTTAACTATATTAACTTTTGCATCAAAGCACTAGCAACATCATAGATGATTCTAAAAACCTACTTTTGGTAAAGAGCACCCGCTGTCATGATAAAGGAAGATATGGGAGTCGTACCCAACTTTAAAGCTTAGGAACTCTCTAGCAACAACCCCTTAATTTCAATAGCTTCCTCTATCCTCATCTACAAGTCTATGGAACTCTGGCAGtccaaaaaattttatcttttagcAAATTTCCATGCACCCATGTCACCCAAAGATGCCAAATATGCTTCTACACACCTACTTAGCCTACTTTACTCCAATCTTCTATCCTCTTTAATACTAAATCACCTTCCCTTTTAGGGGTGCAAAGTTGCTTCCATGACACCTCAAAGTAACCACTGCTACCCTCCTAAACTTTCCAAAGAAATGAATTGAACTTTTGGTCAttggttttaaaaacttttttgggGAGTATAATGTTGGAGCAATAATATTGAATACTATGGAGGGCTGATCGCAAAAGTTTGAGCCTCCCAAGCCCAACAAAAGAAAGTTTATTGACTGCCCAAGATGATATTGTAACAATAATCTTGTCAATTAAAGGCTTGCATTGCAATCAGTAGCAATGACCTTATGAGAGATCAGAGGAAGCCTCAACTATCTCATTGGCAAGGAGTCTTCTTTGAATTGcaaatttaggatttttatGTTTCAAACTAGGAGTAATCTCCGCACAGAACACTTCACTTTTGCGCAGATTCACAGAAAACCCGCAACTACATCTACATGTTTGATTAAAGGCTAAGATCATGCAAACTTTCCTTTTCCTATGGAATAAGGCTAAGAAATGATAAGAAATACTAAAAGGAAGAAACTCTGCCAGAGTGTGCTCCATTAAGACAACCGGTTCATATTGACTAAGACTATATCAAGCTTCTTTACAACAAATTTCTCTGCATCCCTTTATTGCTCCATGTATAGAAGCAGCCTACGTAAGGGTAGTCCTCTACCTCAATGTTACATTTGCACAGCTCAAAACCTGTTTCAAAGGAAGATAAAACTCCTACTTCCCCCACTTACTTTTTCACAAGCAGATTTACATTAAAATCTACCATCAATATCCATGGCAAAGGTGTGTTTGAGCCTGAAACACCTCCAAGTTCTTCCATAAGCCTTTCCTTTCCATAACATTATTTGAAGTGCTTTTCCCATTGATACAACAATGCATAGCTTGAGAGGGCCAAGAAATAACTTCTTTGCTCCGAAATTCCTAAATATGCCCAAGATCATACAAGTAATTGTTAACCGTAaacaccccattttgcaacctTTCATCTCGCCATTCTCCACTTTCTCAAATCTAGAGGTAAAACAGTAGTTttaggtttgaaatttttttttattaatgaccTTAAACATAAAATTCATATCATAAGTAGTCAAAGAGTAATTTCCCAAAAAATTGGCCTCTTTCAATATTCAAAATGATGCTCAAATCACTAggttatatataattttacacacacacacacacacatatacatatatatatatatatatatattggcctCTTTCAATATTCAAATGATGCTCAAATCACTAggttatatataattttatatatatatatatatatatatattgttaatgtttaaatttgattgGTTGATCCATGATCTTAACATAGACCGGCATGTGTAGGATAATCAAAGATCAATTCTGTAAaaagattaattaattttaattaaaagacaaaatccTATTGGTGATAATTGTTTAATTATGGTAGTTATGTGAGCATACAATTATTCCATGCGGGTAATgttcttttttgatgaatttaattaattaaatataaataaatataatcaattagATTTTGATTATACTTatgtatatttaattaattagatttttttttttgagaaattaattagattttcaataGTACAATTAATCAATCTAATTATAGTTGCAATAGTATTTATCTTGTTTAATTGAATAGTGTATTTATattgttaaattaataaatcTAATCAAGAGGGAAACTAGCAATGCCACTAAGCCGCACAATCTACTAGTTCACTTTCGTCTAATTGCATTGCATATGGCATCTCTAAAACTATTCCTGAAATAATAGGAgcacatttttctttattttttaataataaagcCGGAAagctccacacacacacaaaaaaaaaaaaaaaaaaaaaaaaaaaaaaaaaaaaaaacaccgaaAGCTCCAATAAGGCAGGTAAGCATTATAGAagctaaagagagagagagagagagagagagagagagacattgtAACTCTACTTTCATGAACAAAAAGCACAAAAATGCAACATGTGCAGCTTGGGTACAAAGTAACCAACAACCACATCATCGTGCTCAGACTAGAGGAGGTAGGATAGGATAGACACAGGTGTATGTATATACAAATACCTAGTATTTATCAAAAGTGGGTAGGCTCCTAGTGTTGTCTAAATTGTTTTCTTTAACAGACctaacaaagggaaaaaaataagagGATACAAACTATACCGTAAGATAGGTTCTTATCATGGTTGCTCCAGTGGGATCAGAAAGAAGATGTCTGACAAGGGACATTCTCAGATCATTTGGTGCTAtaacaaacatatataaggcAAACAATGCCAGGTCTGCTGAGGAGAGAGTGGAGCCAAGAAATCCCTGCCACATCCTGCAAGGAAATCATATCATCAATTATTCCATACCCCATTAGAAATTAAGCCAATCAAGCATATCTTCAACAATagctttttgtattttaagcTGTAACTATCAGAAAGACAGTTAAAATTGTCATTTCTGTCCTATTTAGTCAGTATCTTTCACCAACATTTACTGACGTTCTATCTTAAAGAAGCCTTTGTAGTATAATAATACTAACTAGTTAATTACTAAAATAAGATCAGCACATTATAGCATTTAATCTAGACAGTCCCTCAGAAGTCCTTGAAAATTATAATCTAAGAAGGGAATCAGGTAGCTTGTTTTTGCAACTCAGCATGAATACACATTTATTGCTGGCATCACTTGCATTGCAAGTTAACCTAATAAACCATCTGAACCATTATTGGTCAGTGTTCACTAACATAACTCCCCGCCGTTTAACAGAAAGAACCACCAATCATCCCTGTGACTATCATTCCACTACCACCCACAATCACAATGAAGATGCCCCTTCAAGCTTATCTTTGAAACATAAAATGCGCAAGACTCTATTGAAGTTCACAATAATCAATCTATTGGCTTCCCAGCCTTTCTCCTTTTAAAAAGGATTGTCTAATAACTCTGAATTATATAGTATGGAAAGAAGCAACAACCATCTCCTTTCTATAGGCTTGGAACAGGATTTTTATAGCCGACTCCAAAGAACCAGGAGCACAGGATTGTTCTTTGCATATgcaacacacacataaacacagACATGCACATGCGCGcgcacacacatacatatatatttctaGTCACTATTAATTTTGTCATCAACTGGGACATCTACATCATTGTACTTGTAATATACCACAAAAATGATAGAGAAAAATGATCATACCAATTGGGTAAGCGGAAGAAAGTATGAAAGAATGTCCTAATGCCCTCGATATCCAGTTGCAGAATCAGCGCTAATCCAAAGAGAAAGAATGCCCTTTGGCGTTTTCTTTCTTGTGGCCAAAGGGAGTTCCACGctgaaatagaaaatataaataaagaaagtgcAAATTATAAAATCACTGCCCAGAAAAGAAGTAACATCACACAAACTTAATTTATGAATTagtagattctcaaaaaaaaaaaattatgaattagtACAATTTACatacagattaaaaaaaaaaaaaaaaaactggttgATTAATCAATCTTTAGTCACTTGATAGCTAAGATAACCCATTGTCTGCCTCATATGTACAGCAAACAGTGCTCACAATGAGTGCAAGTTTACAAGCTTTAtataatggaaaattttcaaacgaagagaagaaaaaacatATCATAACAGAGAGATGGGCTTCCTTTTAGAAGTGCAATTCTAAGTGAAAGCAGGATAGACGATTCAGTGATTTACTAATACACTGTGAGTAAACATACTTCTCAGGGTCAGATCCACGTATAAAATGCAGCCAATCACCATCATATAATAAGAAGTTATTCAAGGgattttataaaagaataaaaataaaattggccCAAAGAACTGCACATGTGAGGTATCCCTCTAGGAAGTAGAAGGTATTCTGCAATCAATAGCCTCTCCAAGCACCAACTGGAAGGCTGGGAACTGAAAAACAAGAATTgctaaaaacaatcacaaaagGGACAAAATTTCTATgtgaacctaacaatctcctgAAATGAGGCCCAAAACCAGTTGACACTTCATAAAAAATATCTTGAAGGTGTAATTGTTAACCAAAGtaagaaaatgtaattaaaaatcAAGCTAAAAGTAGTTTTTCCATACATATTAATAATAAACATATGTGGGTGCGTATGCTATATGCAGATATGCCAATGTTTTGATTGCTGAGATATGATCTTTACAATTAAATAAAGAATATGTAGGATACTTATAATTGAATATCTGATGCAAATAAGTAtccaggaaaaagaaaaacccaaaaaaataaatctccaTGTACATACCTTGCATCGAGATATTCTCAGTAGATTTTATACAGGTAAGAGTATCCTTAGAATGAGCCTGCTTCAAAATATTTGCAATTACAGAAGCATATTTTGGAGCTTCTGACAAAGATCTCACAACAGAATAACCTGTTAAGTGAAGGTAGAAATATAAGCCCATTCAGTTTGAATAGATTAAAAATGGAATTGTCTAATTCAATTATTTCCTTACCTGTGGCTGGATGCACCATGCTGGCAGCAGCACCAAATGCAAGGTTCTTTTGCTCTGTATTTGGTAAGGATCCACCAACTGGGATATAAGACCATTCCtgaatatcaaaataaaaggtaaaattaTGCCCTCAATCCTATTTTAGTTGATAATTCTGCAATCTTGAGAGTACTATTTGGTAGTAGATGCACGAATGTTGATATGTAAAACAGGAATATTGCCAAATACAAATGTACTTTTTAGTAAACATTAGTACCAAGTGCAGCATGAATCCTCATCAGAATGCTTCTTAAAGTTAgaatgtttttcaaaatatgttaatAAAGTTGATACGCAACAACAAGTGATTTGGGAGATAGAATGTGATTCCTTGTGATGTAAATTCCACAAAATCCCTTTGAACTGGTATATGCTTTAGCTATAATAAGTGAACTTCTTTTACAAAAGTGCAAAACTTTAAACACCTTTGGGGTTGAAACACACTATCATGCATATAAAGACGGGAAAAAAGATTAAGAAATGCAACAAGCATTATGCCCAGGTTCTTTTAAAAAACAGATGATGAAGATATGATTGGTCCACTATATGGCAGAGGCAAGAATCCTTGTAATGGCAGTAGataaaaggaaattgtaagGATGACCATTcattaaatcaaaattataagCATCAGAGTCTGGCCACAAATACTAACCTCTTCATAAGTTTTTATAATTCGGATCCCCATTGTCTGTAACCTTGAAAAGAGTTTTTTCTTCAACAAACCGAAAGGCATAGCTTCTTTTGAAGCCAGACAAGTTTCCTGCAATTCATTTTCTCCAAATATCTTACACATAATTCTGATAGGTaatacaagaaacaaaattgaaatacatTGAGTAAACCTCAAAGAACACTTTTGTTGGAGACATGGGCATGGCATAAAGAAATGTTGGATATTCTGCTTCTAAACATGGAACTTTTTGTTTCATGTAGTCCCTATAGTCCATGAAAACCATGAGGCTGGGATCATATGGATTATTTTCCACCTGAAATAGTAAGAATTGACAGAATTATTGCAACTGCAAAGAAGAAACCAAACTTATTATCTTGTTGTGAAGAAGACAGAGTACAGTATTATAGGAATAATTCATATACAAGTCCAGATTTTCTTCCCAAATTTTTGTAAAACACATGAAGTGTAAAATACAATTGCTTCTTGAGAGAAGGGAATTCACACAATTGCACAACTTGCAGGCAAACACCCACGACTTGTATGGTTTAGGATACAATGAAGAGaaagatttgttttttataCAGTAATAATGATGTAGCGATATTGATATCACTGACCACCATAATGCAAGCAACCAGTCAATCAGATCATCTAGATATGTAAATCATCCTAACATATAACATTTTCCATATAGCTTTTCAACAAATGTGGGAAATGAGAAAAGCAGAACTAAGAAAACCAAGTTATAAGACACAAGGAACTTTCTGTAACAAGAAGATCGATGCAGAAAACTGCATT is a genomic window of Quercus lobata isolate SW786 chromosome 2, ValleyOak3.0 Primary Assembly, whole genome shotgun sequence containing:
- the LOC115976084 gene encoding lycopene epsilon cyclase, chloroplastic isoform X1 → MECVGLGARNFAAMGVSFWPTFPSQRITLSRKQGPFRRCGLCRHYMRVRAASTGSERCVAVNFKEGFADQEDYVKGGGSELLFVQMQQKKLMDKQSKLADKLAPISVGENVLDLVVIGCGPAGLALAAESAKLGLKVGLIGPDLPFTNNYGVWEDEFKDLGLEGCIEHVWQDTILYLDDNDPILIGRAYGRVSRHLLHEELLRRCVESGVSYLSSRVERIAEASNGHSLVACEHDIVVPCRLATVASGAASGKLLQYEVGGPKVSVQTAYGVEVEVENNPYDPSLMVFMDYRDYMKQKVPCLEAEYPTFLYAMPMSPTKVFFEETCLASKEAMPFGLLKKKLFSRLQTMGIRIIKTYEEEWSYIPVGGSLPNTEQKNLAFGAAASMVHPATGYSVVRSLSEAPKYASVIANILKQAHSKDTLTCIKSTENISMQAWNSLWPQERKRQRAFFLFGLALILQLDIEGIRTFFHTFFRLPNWMWQGFLGSTLSSADLALFALYMFVIAPNDLRMSLVRHLLSDPTGATMIRTYLTEFRSKEVISWPSQAMHCCINGKSTSNNVMERKGLWKNLEVFQAQTHLCHGY